Proteins from one Planctomyces sp. SH-PL62 genomic window:
- a CDS encoding extracellular solute-binding protein: MRQVTLGLRLAGFSLLAGFGLAGVARAEDGSVVVYSALDREFSDPILKDLAGREGLKLRPKYDVESTKTVGLVNAIVAESVNTRCDLFWNNEILNTIRLKRKGLLKPFQPSAAGDVPATFKDPDGTWYGFAARARVLIVNTRFVPKPERPRGIADLASFRWNGRVGIAKPLFGTTATHAACLFAAWGDAKARDYFKSLKANDVRVLAGNRQVAAAVASGQLAFGLTDTDDAMLEVEAGAPVEIIYPDREPGGLGTLFIPNTLAFVKDAPHPEAARKLADAILSSEVENRLADGPSAQIPLLKSATRPARVETPATIPAMQVDFQAAADAWDRAAAFLAQEFAD, translated from the coding sequence ATGCGCCAGGTGACTCTCGGTTTGCGGCTCGCGGGCTTCTCCCTCCTGGCGGGCTTCGGGCTCGCCGGGGTGGCGAGGGCCGAGGATGGGTCGGTCGTGGTGTACTCGGCGCTCGACCGCGAGTTCTCGGACCCGATCCTCAAGGACCTGGCCGGGCGTGAGGGCCTGAAGCTGCGGCCCAAGTACGACGTCGAGAGCACGAAGACGGTCGGCCTGGTGAATGCGATCGTGGCGGAGTCGGTCAACACTCGCTGCGACCTGTTCTGGAACAATGAGATCCTGAACACGATCCGGCTCAAGCGGAAGGGGCTCTTGAAGCCCTTCCAGCCCTCCGCCGCCGGCGACGTTCCCGCGACGTTCAAGGACCCGGACGGCACCTGGTATGGGTTCGCGGCCCGGGCGCGGGTGCTGATCGTCAACACCCGGTTCGTCCCCAAACCCGAGCGTCCGCGGGGGATCGCCGACCTGGCCTCGTTCCGCTGGAACGGCAGGGTGGGGATCGCCAAGCCCCTCTTCGGCACCACCGCGACCCACGCCGCCTGCCTCTTCGCCGCCTGGGGCGACGCCAAGGCCAGGGACTACTTCAAGAGCCTGAAAGCGAACGACGTCCGAGTCCTCGCCGGGAATCGCCAGGTCGCCGCGGCGGTCGCCTCGGGCCAGCTCGCCTTCGGGCTGACCGACACCGACGACGCCATGCTGGAGGTCGAGGCCGGCGCGCCCGTCGAGATCATCTACCCGGACCGCGAGCCCGGCGGCCTCGGGACCCTGTTCATCCCCAACACGCTCGCGTTCGTCAAGGACGCCCCCCACCCCGAGGCCGCCCGCAAGCTGGCCGACGCGATCCTCTCCTCCGAGGTCGAGAACCGCCTGGCCGACGGCCCGAGCGCCCAGATCCCCCTCCTCAAGTCCGCCACCCGGCCCGCCCGCGTCGAGACCCCGGCCACCATCCCCGCCATGCAGGTCGACTTCCAGGCCGCCGCCGACGCCTGGGACCGCGCCGCCGCCTTCCTGGCCCAGGAGTTCGCCGACTGA
- a CDS encoding thioredoxin family protein has product MRMTGAGSSGRTLAVVAFGGVLLAGFAVGADGPGGKESIYDAKADARAGVEKAVAQAKKDGKRVLLMFGGDWCGWCHKLHTLFRENGEIARLLAYEYALVMIDTEAPNAQEYLKEASKGQDGVGYPFLAVLDADGKLLVGQKTDPLEEGDHHDPEKVKAFLDKWKVEPKDAEAVVKDALAQASAGDKRVLLTFGAPWCGWCHRLEDYLARPEIAGALADDLVVAKVDIDRMTHGQEVMKRYRPEASGGIPWYVVLDAKGEAHGTADADFGNIGYPFEPKEIDAFLKLLDSQRKLEPAQLDTLRKGLESAAEAIKAEQAKRRAETVKKAG; this is encoded by the coding sequence ATGAGGATGACGGGGGCCGGATCGTCGGGACGAACGCTGGCGGTCGTCGCGTTCGGGGGCGTGCTGCTCGCGGGGTTCGCCGTCGGGGCGGACGGACCGGGCGGGAAGGAGTCGATCTATGACGCCAAGGCCGACGCTCGCGCGGGGGTCGAGAAGGCGGTCGCGCAGGCGAAGAAGGACGGCAAGCGCGTCTTGCTGATGTTCGGCGGCGACTGGTGCGGCTGGTGCCACAAGCTGCACACGCTGTTTCGCGAGAACGGCGAGATCGCGCGCCTGCTCGCCTACGAGTACGCGCTCGTGATGATCGACACCGAGGCCCCGAACGCCCAGGAGTACCTGAAAGAGGCTTCGAAGGGGCAGGACGGGGTCGGCTATCCGTTCCTCGCCGTGCTCGACGCCGACGGCAAGCTCCTCGTGGGCCAGAAGACCGACCCGCTGGAAGAGGGCGACCATCACGACCCGGAGAAGGTCAAGGCGTTCCTTGACAAGTGGAAGGTCGAGCCGAAGGACGCCGAGGCCGTGGTGAAGGACGCCCTGGCGCAGGCCTCGGCCGGTGACAAGCGCGTCCTCCTGACCTTCGGCGCGCCGTGGTGCGGCTGGTGCCACCGGCTCGAAGACTACCTGGCCCGGCCCGAGATCGCCGGGGCCCTCGCCGACGACCTCGTCGTCGCCAAGGTCGACATCGACCGCATGACCCACGGCCAGGAGGTGATGAAGCGTTATCGCCCGGAAGCCTCCGGCGGCATCCCCTGGTACGTCGTCCTCGACGCCAAGGGCGAGGCCCACGGCACGGCCGACGCCGACTTCGGCAACATCGGCTACCCGTTCGAGCCCAAGGAGATCGACGCCTTCCTGAAGCTCCTCGACTCCCAGCGCAAGCTGGAGCCCGCGCAGCTCGACACCCTCCGCAAGGGTCTCGAATCGGCCGCCGAGGCCATCAAGGCCGAGCAGGCGAAGCGCCGGGCCGAGACGGTCAAGAAGGCGGGCTGA
- a CDS encoding Gfo/Idh/MocA family protein — protein MTNDVNARSGSSRRGFLTTAATWGAAASFPTIVPASALGKGGAVAPSERIGLGVIGYGPRCTYDLGPMLAQKDVRCVAVCDVQAKRRDAAKARVDEHYGDQACASLHDFREVLDRKDVDAVLIATGDRWHAHASILAARAGKDVYSEKPCGLTIELCQKLADAIRETGRVFQAGTQRRSVPNFRFAVDLARSGKLGKLKTLYASVYTPSIETQWLPGEPTPDRNVVDWDLWLGPAPWRPYNHAYVEGRWRGQYDFDSGARLLDWGAHTVDLCQWANDADATTPISFEPSETRITARYANGVELILDFLKTPFGERTGWITSLGTCPVRFVGEEGWVETGDNGGVEIQPGGLKSKIKDLPSGGHDSGLDVGAHARNWLDCIKSREKPAANAEVMRRSHIACHAAASSWILGRKLEFDPVKEAFVNDDEANGLRTRPFREAWRV, from the coding sequence ATGACCAACGACGTGAACGCCAGGTCCGGTTCCAGCCGTCGAGGCTTCCTGACGACGGCCGCGACCTGGGGGGCCGCCGCGAGCTTCCCGACCATCGTCCCCGCGAGCGCGCTGGGCAAGGGGGGCGCGGTCGCGCCGAGCGAGCGGATCGGCCTCGGGGTGATCGGCTACGGCCCGCGATGCACGTACGACCTGGGGCCGATGCTCGCCCAGAAGGACGTCCGTTGCGTCGCCGTCTGCGACGTCCAGGCCAAGCGGCGCGACGCGGCCAAGGCCCGGGTCGACGAGCACTACGGCGACCAAGCCTGCGCGTCGCTCCACGACTTCCGCGAGGTCCTCGACCGGAAGGACGTGGACGCCGTGCTCATCGCCACCGGCGACCGCTGGCACGCCCACGCCTCGATCCTGGCCGCCCGCGCCGGCAAGGACGTCTACAGCGAGAAGCCCTGCGGACTGACCATCGAGCTCTGCCAGAAGCTCGCCGACGCGATCCGGGAGACCGGCCGGGTCTTCCAGGCCGGGACCCAGCGCCGGAGCGTGCCGAACTTCCGGTTCGCCGTGGACCTCGCGCGGTCCGGGAAGCTCGGCAAGCTGAAGACCCTCTACGCCTCGGTCTACACCCCCTCGATCGAGACCCAGTGGCTCCCCGGCGAGCCCACGCCCGACCGCAACGTGGTCGACTGGGACCTCTGGCTCGGCCCCGCCCCCTGGCGGCCCTACAACCACGCCTACGTCGAGGGCCGATGGCGCGGGCAGTACGACTTCGACTCCGGCGCCAGACTCCTGGACTGGGGCGCGCACACCGTCGACCTCTGCCAGTGGGCGAACGACGCCGACGCCACCACGCCGATCTCGTTCGAGCCGTCCGAGACCCGGATCACGGCCCGATACGCCAACGGCGTGGAACTGATCCTCGACTTCCTCAAGACCCCGTTCGGCGAGCGCACCGGCTGGATCACCTCGCTGGGCACCTGCCCGGTCCGGTTCGTCGGCGAGGAGGGTTGGGTCGAGACCGGCGACAACGGCGGCGTCGAGATCCAGCCCGGCGGGCTCAAATCCAAGATCAAGGACCTCCCCTCCGGCGGCCACGACAGCGGACTCGACGTGGGCGCCCACGCGCGGAACTGGCTGGACTGCATCAAGTCTCGCGAGAAGCCGGCGGCCAACGCCGAGGTCATGCGGCGATCGCACATCGCCTGCCACGCCGCCGCTTCCTCCTGGATCCTGGGTCGAAAGCTCGAATTCGACCCGGTGAAGGAAGCCTTCGTGAACGACGACGAGGCGAACGGCCTGCGCACCCGCCCCTTCCGCGAGGCCTGGCGGGTCTGA
- a CDS encoding glycoside hydrolase family 140 protein has product MTPLPRILLVAALASLTLAPARADEPKSRFPARVSDDGRLLLAEDGEPFFYLGDTAWELFHRLDRGEAERYLSDRARKGFTVIQAVALAELDGHSTPNAYGHLPLVDLDPARPAVSDGPSDDYWDHVDFIVDRANALGLTIGFLPTWGRYWHEPIKDGKPLFNAENAGKYGEWLGRRYGGKGVIWILGGDRNVENDDQKALIESMARGLRRGDGGRRLISFHPTGGQGSSRWFHDADWLSFNMRQNGHNTDYTGTYDHTRPDYDLLPPKPVIDGEPLYEAHPISFKADRNGHSIAADVRRPLYWDLFSGACGHTYGHHSVWQMWQPGRPPINNPLLPWHEALDDPGAAQMQHGRRLIESRPTASRIPDDSLIVADRVPTSVPGAGRYRFVATRDRDGSYAMIYAPVGRAFSVRMDVVKGPKVRAWWFNPRTGEAESIGEFPNEGERRFGPPAPGEALDWILVLDDASRNFPPPGRPLTGD; this is encoded by the coding sequence ATGACTCCGCTCCCCAGGATCCTGCTGGTCGCCGCGCTGGCTTCCCTCACCCTCGCCCCCGCTCGGGCCGACGAGCCGAAGTCCAGGTTCCCGGCCCGCGTCAGTGACGACGGCCGTCTCCTGCTGGCCGAAGACGGCGAGCCCTTCTTCTACCTGGGCGACACCGCCTGGGAGCTGTTCCACCGCCTCGACCGCGGGGAGGCCGAGCGCTACCTGAGCGACCGCGCCCGCAAGGGGTTCACGGTCATCCAGGCCGTCGCCCTCGCCGAGCTTGACGGCCATTCCACGCCCAACGCCTACGGCCATCTCCCCCTGGTCGACCTCGACCCGGCCCGGCCGGCGGTGAGCGACGGCCCGAGCGACGACTACTGGGACCACGTCGACTTCATCGTCGACCGCGCCAACGCCCTCGGCTTGACCATCGGATTTTTGCCCACCTGGGGACGCTACTGGCACGAGCCGATCAAGGACGGCAAGCCGCTGTTCAACGCCGAGAACGCCGGGAAGTACGGCGAATGGCTCGGCCGGCGGTACGGCGGCAAGGGGGTGATCTGGATCCTCGGCGGCGACCGCAACGTCGAGAACGACGACCAGAAGGCTTTGATCGAATCCATGGCGCGGGGCCTGCGGCGGGGAGACGGCGGACGGAGGCTGATCAGCTTCCATCCGACGGGCGGCCAGGGCTCGTCGCGGTGGTTCCACGACGCGGACTGGCTCTCGTTCAACATGCGGCAGAACGGCCACAATACCGACTACACCGGCACGTATGACCACACACGCCCGGATTACGACCTCCTGCCCCCGAAGCCGGTGATCGACGGCGAGCCGCTCTACGAGGCCCATCCGATCTCGTTCAAGGCCGATCGCAACGGCCACTCGATCGCCGCCGACGTGCGCCGGCCGCTCTACTGGGACCTCTTCTCCGGGGCCTGCGGCCACACCTACGGCCACCACTCGGTCTGGCAGATGTGGCAGCCGGGACGCCCCCCGATCAACAACCCGCTCCTCCCCTGGCATGAGGCCCTCGACGACCCGGGCGCAGCCCAGATGCAGCACGGCCGCCGACTGATCGAGTCGCGACCGACGGCCTCGCGCATCCCCGACGACTCGTTGATCGTCGCCGATCGCGTGCCGACCTCCGTGCCCGGCGCGGGCCGCTACCGCTTCGTCGCCACCCGCGACCGCGACGGCTCCTACGCCATGATCTACGCGCCGGTCGGCCGGGCGTTCTCGGTCAGAATGGACGTCGTCAAGGGGCCCAAGGTCCGCGCCTGGTGGTTCAACCCCCGCACCGGCGAGGCCGAGTCGATCGGCGAGTTCCCCAACGAAGGCGAGCGTCGATTCGGCCCCCCCGCCCCCGGCGAAGCGCTCGACTGGATCCTGGTCCTCGACGACGCCTCCCGAAACTTCCCGCCGCCGGGCCGACCGCTCACGGGGGACTGA
- a CDS encoding RNA polymerase sigma factor — protein MTTPTRTTPADPLGVLLTLGVLGERSDARLLELYRSRSVGSGEAFRVLVERHGPMVLAVCRGLVPDRGEAEDAFQAVFLVLIRRADEIRKADSLGPWLHGVALRVARRARRRSARRSARVRPVDPESLSSHAARDPAPDATAPIHAEIDRLPERYRCPIILCGLEGLSYEQAARALDISEPALRGRLHRGRKRLEARLARRGVAAPGSLALAGPPAGLVETVLAQAAAGSLSSLPGSVSSLAKGAILAMSLSSWKPLALASLAALGLVGSVVLAQQAGTEKAERPANPPAPAPIVKAGDDLPAEQREHIRELLKNRPAPEQVAARGKAARDALRRPRDFEIPDGTPLEDLLKIIKAKTATGDDSGIGIHVDPVGLSKADVTLTSPVQAVGGLTIGAALESGLNGLGLDYHVEYGMVHIDSEDRTARHRIKAVEEKLDELIELMKK, from the coding sequence GTGACGACCCCGACCCGAACGACGCCCGCCGACCCCCTGGGCGTGCTGCTGACCCTGGGCGTCCTCGGCGAGCGATCCGACGCCCGCCTGCTGGAACTCTACCGTTCCCGCTCGGTCGGCTCCGGCGAGGCGTTCCGCGTTTTGGTCGAGCGGCACGGGCCGATGGTCCTCGCGGTCTGCCGCGGCCTGGTCCCGGACCGGGGCGAGGCGGAAGACGCGTTCCAGGCCGTCTTCCTGGTCCTGATCCGCCGGGCCGACGAGATCCGCAAGGCCGATTCCCTGGGCCCCTGGCTGCACGGCGTCGCGCTCCGGGTCGCGCGGCGGGCGCGGCGACGTTCGGCCCGCCGATCGGCCCGCGTCCGGCCCGTCGATCCTGAGTCCCTATCGAGCCACGCCGCCCGCGACCCGGCCCCGGACGCGACCGCCCCGATCCACGCCGAGATCGACCGGCTCCCCGAACGCTATCGATGCCCGATCATCCTCTGCGGCCTGGAAGGGCTCTCTTACGAGCAGGCCGCGCGGGCGCTCGACATCTCCGAGCCCGCCCTGCGCGGTCGACTGCACCGCGGCCGAAAGCGGCTCGAAGCTCGGCTGGCGCGGCGAGGCGTCGCCGCGCCGGGATCGCTCGCCCTCGCGGGGCCGCCCGCCGGCCTCGTCGAAACCGTGCTGGCCCAGGCCGCCGCCGGCTCGCTCTCGTCCCTCCCCGGCTCGGTCTCCTCGCTCGCGAAAGGAGCGATCCTCGCCATGAGCCTCTCATCCTGGAAGCCCCTCGCCCTCGCCTCGCTGGCGGCCCTCGGCCTCGTCGGCTCCGTCGTGCTCGCCCAGCAGGCAGGGACGGAGAAGGCGGAACGACCTGCGAACCCGCCCGCGCCTGCCCCGATCGTGAAAGCCGGGGACGACCTGCCGGCCGAGCAACGTGAACACATCAGGGAACTGTTGAAGAACAGGCCCGCCCCCGAACAGGTCGCGGCCAGGGGGAAGGCGGCCCGGGACGCCCTGCGCCGGCCGAGGGATTTCGAGATCCCGGACGGGACACCCCTCGAAGACCTCCTGAAAATCATCAAGGCCAAAACGGCGACCGGCGACGACTCGGGAATCGGCATCCACGTCGATCCGGTGGGCCTCTCCAAAGCGGACGTCACGCTGACCTCGCCGGTCCAGGCGGTCGGCGGCCTGACCATCGGCGCGGCCCTCGAAAGCGGCCTGAACGGGCTGGGGCTCGACTACCACGTCGAATACGGCATGGTGCACATCGATTCGGAGGACAGGACCGCGCGACACCGCATCAAGGCCGTCGAAGAGAAGCTCGACGAGCTCATCGAACTGATGAAAAAGTAG
- a CDS encoding peptidylprolyl isomerase has protein sequence MRRSAPRDGAVRQVSATTTAPAVDVVDDANWKEAGRAAARVGDEVITLRELVAAVKEVIRKQGGKPGQLSREEQNTIAKYVLASLIERTLLIQEAKHQLKDEKQITRLQDAADKYWRDEELSPLLRQNFAEDETQLKRKLEEAGRSLDAMKHTFRQEFLAHVFMQQKLSGKIAVGLPEMLEYYNKHVNDKENLRSAAIVWREILVDKARHASPAEARAKIDALLLRLRKGEDFAALAAAESEGPSRIKADGGLMETAPGSYIVAEVNQAIESLPLNAASDVIEGPSSFHIVRVESRRAGGPASFAELQDKIRRVLQAEKTEHERRALLATIRKKTFITTIFDGTESDPRQISR, from the coding sequence TTGCGCCGGTCCGCGCCTCGCGACGGCGCCGTCCGTCAGGTCTCCGCGACGACGACCGCCCCCGCGGTCGACGTCGTCGACGACGCCAACTGGAAGGAGGCGGGCCGCGCCGCGGCCCGCGTCGGCGACGAGGTCATCACGCTCCGCGAGCTGGTCGCGGCCGTCAAGGAAGTCATCCGCAAGCAGGGGGGCAAGCCCGGACAGCTCTCGCGCGAGGAGCAGAACACGATCGCCAAGTACGTCCTGGCCTCCCTCATCGAGCGCACCCTGCTGATCCAGGAGGCCAAGCACCAGCTCAAGGACGAGAAGCAGATCACCCGCCTCCAGGACGCCGCCGACAAGTACTGGCGAGACGAGGAGCTCTCTCCCCTGCTCCGCCAGAACTTCGCCGAGGACGAGACCCAGCTCAAGCGGAAGCTCGAGGAGGCGGGGCGGTCGCTCGACGCCATGAAGCACACCTTCCGGCAGGAGTTCCTCGCCCACGTCTTCATGCAGCAGAAGCTGAGCGGCAAGATCGCCGTCGGCCTCCCGGAGATGCTGGAGTACTACAACAAGCACGTCAACGACAAGGAAAACCTCCGCTCCGCCGCGATCGTCTGGCGCGAGATCCTGGTCGACAAGGCGCGCCACGCCTCGCCCGCCGAGGCCCGCGCCAAGATCGACGCCCTGCTCCTGCGCCTCCGCAAGGGCGAGGACTTCGCCGCCCTGGCCGCCGCCGAGAGCGAGGGCCCGAGCCGGATCAAGGCCGACGGCGGCCTGATGGAGACCGCGCCGGGCAGTTACATCGTGGCCGAGGTGAACCAGGCCATCGAGTCGCTCCCCCTGAACGCCGCCAGCGACGTCATCGAAGGACCTTCGAGCTTCCATATCGTCCGCGTCGAATCTCGACGCGCGGGCGGCCCCGCCTCGTTCGCCGAGCTGCAAGACAAGATCCGCCGCGTCCTCCAGGCCGAGAAGACCGAGCACGAGCGCCGGGCCCTCCTCGCCACCATCCGCAAGAAGACGTTCATCACCACCATCTTCGACGGCACCGAGAGCGACCCTCGCCAGATCAGCCGGTGA
- the thiC gene encoding phosphomethylpyrimidine synthase ThiC codes for MTQIEQARKGVVTPEMEHVARREGLDAETVRSEIARGRMIIPANTVHLGLGLEPMGIGIKTKCKINANIGNSAVTSDVDNELAKLKLAVDLGADTVMDLSTGGRIDDIRQAIIKASKVPIGTVPMYQAIQQVKKVEDLTADDLLAMIEHQAQQGVDYMTLHIGILRDYIPLTAHRLTGIVSRGGSLMAQWMIAHNKENPLYTRFDDICDIMRQYDVSFSLGDSLRPGSLADASDAAQFAELKTLGELTRRGWERGCQVMVEGPGHIPMDQIAMNMEKQAVECSEAPFYVLGPLVTDIAPGYDHITSAIGAALAGWHGASMLCYVTPKEHLGLPEVEDVRQGVVAYKIAAHAADLARHRPGARDRDDALSRARYSFDWEEQFRLSLDPETARRMHDETLPQEAFKTAAFCSMCGPKFCSMRISEDIRKHALATTSLVQLEPLAAGS; via the coding sequence ATGACGCAGATTGAACAGGCCCGGAAGGGCGTCGTCACCCCCGAGATGGAGCACGTCGCCCGCCGCGAGGGACTCGACGCCGAGACGGTCCGCTCGGAAATCGCCCGGGGACGGATGATCATCCCGGCCAACACGGTCCACCTCGGCCTGGGCCTGGAGCCGATGGGCATCGGCATCAAGACCAAGTGCAAGATCAACGCCAACATCGGCAACTCGGCCGTCACCTCCGACGTCGACAACGAGCTGGCCAAGCTGAAGCTGGCCGTCGACCTCGGCGCCGACACCGTGATGGACCTCTCCACCGGCGGCCGGATCGACGACATCCGCCAGGCGATCATCAAGGCCAGCAAGGTCCCCATCGGCACCGTGCCGATGTACCAGGCGATCCAGCAGGTCAAGAAGGTCGAGGACCTGACGGCCGACGACCTCCTGGCGATGATCGAGCACCAGGCCCAGCAGGGGGTCGACTACATGACCCTGCACATCGGCATCCTCCGCGACTACATCCCGCTGACGGCCCACCGCCTGACCGGCATCGTCTCGCGGGGCGGCTCGCTGATGGCCCAGTGGATGATCGCCCACAACAAGGAAAACCCCCTCTACACCCGCTTCGACGACATCTGCGACATCATGCGGCAGTACGACGTCTCCTTCAGCCTGGGCGACAGCCTCCGCCCCGGCTCGCTGGCCGACGCCTCCGACGCCGCCCAGTTCGCCGAGCTGAAGACCCTGGGCGAGCTCACCCGCCGGGGCTGGGAGCGTGGCTGCCAGGTCATGGTGGAGGGTCCGGGGCACATCCCCATGGACCAGATCGCCATGAACATGGAGAAGCAGGCCGTCGAGTGCAGCGAGGCCCCGTTCTACGTCCTCGGCCCGCTGGTCACCGACATCGCGCCGGGGTACGACCACATCACCTCGGCCATCGGCGCGGCCCTCGCCGGCTGGCACGGCGCGAGCATGCTCTGCTACGTCACCCCCAAGGAGCACCTGGGGCTCCCCGAGGTCGAGGACGTCCGCCAGGGGGTCGTCGCCTACAAGATCGCGGCCCACGCCGCCGACCTGGCCCGCCACCGCCCCGGCGCCCGCGACCGCGACGACGCCCTCTCCCGGGCCCGCTACAGCTTCGACTGGGAGGAGCAGTTCCGGCTCTCGCTCGACCCCGAGACCGCCCGTCGGATGCACGACGAGACCCTCCCCCAGGAAGCCTTCAAGACGGCCGCCTTCTGCAGCATGTGCGGCCCCAAGTTCTGCTCGATGCGGATCTCCGAGGACATCCGCAAGCACGCCCTGGCGACGACCTCGCTCGTCCAGCTTGAGCCCCTCGCCGCTGGTTCTTGA